In Variovorax paradoxus, a single genomic region encodes these proteins:
- a CDS encoding S1C family serine protease, whose amino-acid sequence MRRPAFYSRSPRTPPPAADDAADRADASASPEADGTGRAAPPIVPATPAKTGWQPGRRSFALLIVLCTALVAGTVLWAPRPGGKALAQKDIDAAVLRTLQTNTLPSPAAKAADIIRPSVVRVVSYGEEKNTPEAKIQKRGRNMAKGKPPEAPNDGGPSGEFERGVGTGVVIVDKGVILTNLHVVAGADKIKVTFFDGLEAVATVTGVQPENDLAVLQAQTVPDDLIPATMRSTADLRSGDQVAAVGFPFGIGPSVSAGVVSGLKRSFRSPEGKQELGNLIQFDAAANPGNSGGPLINMDGEVLGIVTAILNPTQQRTFIGIGFAVPIENAASAAGSPPF is encoded by the coding sequence ATGCGCAGGCCTGCTTTCTACAGCCGATCGCCCCGCACGCCGCCACCGGCCGCAGACGATGCGGCCGATCGGGCGGATGCATCGGCATCGCCCGAAGCGGACGGCACGGGCCGCGCCGCACCGCCGATTGTTCCCGCCACCCCCGCCAAGACAGGCTGGCAGCCCGGCCGCCGCAGCTTCGCATTGCTCATCGTGCTGTGCACCGCCCTCGTCGCCGGCACCGTGCTGTGGGCGCCCCGCCCCGGCGGCAAGGCACTTGCACAAAAAGACATCGACGCCGCCGTGCTGCGCACGCTGCAGACCAACACCCTGCCCTCGCCGGCCGCCAAGGCGGCGGACATCATCCGGCCGTCGGTGGTGCGGGTGGTGAGCTACGGCGAAGAGAAGAACACGCCCGAAGCCAAGATCCAGAAGCGCGGCCGCAACATGGCCAAGGGCAAGCCGCCCGAAGCCCCGAACGACGGCGGCCCCTCGGGCGAGTTCGAGCGCGGCGTGGGCACCGGCGTGGTCATCGTCGACAAGGGCGTCATCCTCACCAACCTGCACGTGGTCGCGGGTGCCGACAAGATCAAGGTCACCTTCTTCGACGGCCTGGAAGCCGTGGCCACGGTCACCGGCGTGCAGCCCGAGAACGACCTCGCGGTGCTGCAGGCGCAGACGGTGCCCGACGACCTGATTCCCGCCACCATGCGCTCCACCGCCGACCTGCGCTCCGGCGACCAGGTGGCCGCCGTGGGCTTTCCGTTCGGCATCGGGCCGTCGGTGTCGGCCGGGGTGGTGTCGGGGCTCAAGCGCTCTTTCCGCTCGCCGGAGGGCAAGCAGGAACTGGGCAACCTGATCCAGTTCGACGCCGCCGCCAACCCGGGCAACTCGGGCGGCCCGCTCATCAACATGGACGGCGAGGTGCTCGGCATCGTCACCGCCATCCTGAATCCGACGCAGCAGCGCACCTTCATCGGCATCGGCTTCGCGGTGCCCATCGAGAACGCGGCCTCGGCCGCCGGTTCGCCGCCGTTCTGA
- a CDS encoding DUF58 domain-containing protein, translating to MKSWWRKAPAAANDERLMIQAGGAERALRRLEWTVIRRLDGLLQGDYRTLMRGVGLDLADLREYQHHDDVRHIDWNVTARLQTPHVRVFTEDREMAAWFVLDLSRSVDFGSGLKAKREISAGFVGVLARLLTRHGNRVGALVYGSDLEAVIPPRSGRRHVLHLLHAMDKRADKAESTPQQKGMTRLDTLLKSAAALMPRRSTVFVVSDFLSEPGWERPLGQLALRHEVIAVRLFDPLELELPDLGLVPLRDAETGEQLWVDTHDAGFRKRFARIAAEREAALRSALAKAGVDALELSTSDDLVEAIVRFADMRKRRTRIGLAGMKAVAA from the coding sequence ATGAAAAGCTGGTGGCGTAAGGCCCCCGCGGCCGCGAACGACGAACGGCTCATGATCCAGGCCGGGGGTGCGGAGCGCGCCCTGCGCCGGCTCGAGTGGACCGTGATCCGCCGCCTCGACGGCCTGCTGCAGGGCGACTACCGCACGCTGATGCGCGGGGTCGGGCTCGACCTGGCCGACCTGCGCGAATACCAGCACCACGACGACGTGCGTCATATCGACTGGAACGTCACCGCGCGGCTGCAGACGCCGCATGTGCGAGTGTTCACCGAAGACCGCGAGATGGCCGCCTGGTTCGTGCTCGACCTGAGCCGCTCGGTCGACTTCGGCTCGGGCCTGAAGGCCAAGCGCGAGATCTCGGCCGGCTTCGTCGGCGTGCTCGCGCGCCTGCTCACCCGGCACGGCAACCGGGTCGGCGCGCTGGTCTACGGCAGCGACCTGGAGGCGGTGATTCCGCCGCGCAGCGGCCGCCGCCATGTGCTGCACCTGCTGCACGCAATGGACAAGCGCGCCGACAAGGCCGAGAGCACGCCCCAGCAGAAAGGCATGACGCGGCTGGACACCCTGCTCAAGTCGGCCGCCGCGCTGATGCCGCGCCGCTCCACGGTGTTCGTGGTGTCCGACTTCCTGAGCGAGCCCGGCTGGGAGCGCCCGCTGGGCCAGCTGGCGCTGCGCCATGAAGTGATTGCGGTGCGCCTGTTCGACCCGCTCGAACTCGAGCTGCCCGACCTCGGCCTGGTGCCGCTGCGCGACGCCGAGACCGGAGAGCAGCTCTGGGTCGACACCCACGATGCGGGTTTTCGCAAGCGCTTCGCCCGCATCGCGGCCGAGCGCGAAGCCGCGCTGCGCAGCGCGCTCGCCAAGGCGGGCGTCGATGCGCTCGAACTCTCGACCAGCGACGACCTGGTGGAAGCCATCGTCCGTTTCGCCGATATGCGCAAGCGCCGCACGCGCATCGGCCTCGCAGGCATGAAAGCGGTGGCAGCATGA
- a CDS encoding TatD family hydrolase → MATFIDTHCHLDAHEFGAEMPAIRARAAGLGVAMCVIPAVGAFNFQTVRELAHRQGDAYALGIHPLCTGAAADADLEALDAELSARRDDPRLVAVGEIGLDYFVEGLDADRQERFFHTQLQLARKHGLPILIHVRRSVDKVLKHLRQTAGGKPWLGIAHAFNGSEQQAGACIALGLKLGFGGAVTFERALQLRRLAASLPIESIVMETDAPDIQPHWLYRTQAQRDAGQPQGRNEPGELPRIAEVVAGLRGIGIEELALATTRNALEVLPRLQSLMALSERAPHLA, encoded by the coding sequence ATGGCTACCTTCATCGATACCCACTGCCACCTCGACGCGCACGAATTCGGTGCCGAGATGCCCGCCATACGCGCCCGCGCGGCCGGGCTGGGCGTGGCGATGTGCGTCATTCCGGCGGTGGGGGCCTTCAATTTCCAGACCGTGCGCGAGCTGGCCCACCGGCAGGGAGACGCCTACGCGCTGGGCATCCACCCGCTGTGCACCGGTGCGGCCGCCGACGCCGATCTCGAGGCGCTCGACGCCGAACTGAGCGCGCGGCGCGACGATCCCCGGCTGGTGGCGGTTGGCGAGATCGGGCTCGACTATTTCGTCGAAGGCCTCGATGCCGACCGGCAGGAGCGCTTCTTTCACACTCAGTTGCAACTGGCACGCAAGCACGGGTTACCCATACTCATCCACGTGCGGCGCTCGGTCGACAAGGTGCTCAAGCATCTGCGGCAAACCGCGGGCGGCAAGCCGTGGCTGGGCATTGCCCATGCGTTCAACGGCAGCGAGCAGCAGGCCGGCGCGTGCATCGCGCTCGGGCTGAAGCTGGGCTTCGGCGGCGCGGTGACCTTCGAGCGTGCGCTGCAGCTGCGGCGGCTGGCGGCGAGCCTGCCGATCGAATCGATCGTGATGGAGACGGATGCACCCGACATCCAGCCGCACTGGCTCTACCGCACCCAGGCCCAGCGCGACGCCGGCCAGCCGCAGGGCCGCAACGAGCCCGGCGAACTGCCGCGCATTGCCGAAGTGGTGGCCGGCCTGCGGGGCATCGGCATCGAGGAACTGGCCTTGGCCACCACGCGGAATGCGCTCGAAGTGCTGCCGCGGCTACAAAGTCTGATGGCCTTGTCGGAACGCGCGCCGCACCTCGCGTAG
- a CDS encoding AAA family ATPase has product MSTETAAPTPAGTAELMEQILYEVKRVVVGQDRFLERVMVAMLAGGHLLVEGVPGLAKTLTIKTLADTVRGQFKRIQFTPDLVPADLVGTRIYNQKTGEFSTSLGPVFANLLLADEINRAPAKVQSALLEVMQERQVTIAGETHKVPRPFLVMATQNPIETEGTYPLPEAQVDRFMMKVMVDYPSDEEEFVIVQRVIGPPVAATPVATTEQLAELQAEARRVYVDPSLIQYAVKLVSATRTPEKHGLKDLRRFITFGASPRASISLTEGARALALLRGRSYALPEDMTALVPDVLRHRVTLSYEGLSEGLTPDGLVDKIMRAVPAPPKPLEHEKLVA; this is encoded by the coding sequence ATGAGCACAGAGACAGCCGCCCCCACGCCCGCCGGCACCGCCGAACTGATGGAGCAGATCCTCTACGAAGTGAAGCGCGTGGTCGTCGGCCAGGACCGCTTCCTGGAGCGCGTCATGGTCGCCATGCTCGCGGGCGGGCACCTGCTGGTGGAAGGCGTTCCGGGCCTTGCGAAGACGCTCACCATCAAGACGCTGGCCGACACCGTGCGCGGCCAGTTCAAGCGCATCCAGTTCACGCCCGACCTGGTGCCGGCCGACCTGGTGGGCACGCGCATCTACAACCAGAAGACCGGCGAGTTCAGCACCTCGCTGGGCCCGGTGTTCGCCAACCTGCTGCTGGCCGACGAAATCAACCGCGCGCCGGCCAAGGTGCAGAGCGCGCTGCTCGAAGTGATGCAGGAGCGGCAGGTGACCATCGCCGGCGAGACCCACAAGGTGCCGCGCCCCTTCCTCGTGATGGCCACGCAGAACCCCATCGAAACCGAGGGCACCTACCCGCTGCCCGAGGCGCAGGTCGACCGCTTCATGATGAAGGTGATGGTCGACTACCCGAGCGACGAGGAAGAATTCGTCATCGTCCAGCGCGTGATCGGCCCGCCCGTGGCCGCCACGCCGGTGGCCACCACCGAGCAGCTGGCCGAGCTGCAGGCCGAGGCGCGGCGCGTGTACGTCGACCCCTCGCTCATCCAGTACGCGGTGAAGCTGGTGTCGGCCACGCGCACGCCCGAGAAGCACGGCCTGAAGGATCTGCGCCGCTTCATCACCTTCGGCGCCAGCCCGCGCGCCAGCATCAGCCTGACCGAAGGCGCGCGCGCCCTGGCGCTGCTGCGCGGCCGCAGCTACGCGCTGCCCGAGGACATGACGGCACTGGTGCCCGACGTGCTGCGCCACCGCGTGACGCTGTCTTACGAAGGCCTGTCCGAGGGCCTGACGCCCGACGGGCTGGTCGACAAGATCATGCGCGCGGTCCCCGCTCCCCCCAAGCCGCTCGAACATGAAAAGCTGGTGGCGTAA